Genomic segment of Ruegeria sp. TM1040:
TATCCGCAGCGGCAACTGCAGTAGCTAAACAAGTGGCGCTCGCAAAGATGAGGGATTTCATGTCGTCCTCCAATATGCGGCGTCAGGCAAGGAGGAGAGCGCGGTGTAGACACCTTGTCATACCAAACCTTCCCTACGCCGGTATAATCCGGTTCAGGTTCAGCGGGTTCGCCCATAGGCATCTCAGCACGACCGCTCGCGCACCCCGAGGTGGGGCGACACTAGAAGCGCAAGGTAGGCTTTGCAAGGGGCTGGCATGCGAGGCTCTGCCTCGCGCTCCGGGATATTTGAGGTTCGCAGAAGGCCAGTGGACGTTATTCTTTTAACTGGGAGGATCGCCGGGGTGCGACCCAAAGGGACAGAAGGGGGGCGATGCCACACTGCCGATGTTAGACATCTGCGGAAACCTTCAAGAACCAAGCCCTGCAGCATCAAATCTGTGCTGGTTTTTGCGCTTATCTGACCTGTTGCGACGCGGGTCTCTTTTCCCGGGCAGGCTTTCTCGCTAAAGGATCAAATCAAAGGAGATCCGCGCGCATGTCCATGAATTCTTTTGGCCACCTTTTTCGAGTCACCACCTGGGGTGAAAGCCATGGGCCCGCTTTGGGCGCTACGGTTGATGGCTGCCCGCCAAATGTCGCAGTCTCGGAAGAGATGCTTCAACACTGGCTCGACAAGCGCCGCCCCGGTCAGAACAAGAACACCACCCAGCGCAATGAGCCTGACGCGGTGAGAATCCTCTCTGGTGTGTTTGAGGGAAAATCGACCGGCACGCCGATTCAATTGATGATTGAAAACACCGACCAGCGCTCACGGGATTATGGCGAGATCGCCCAGACATTCCGCCCAGGACATGCGGACATTACTTACTTTCAGAAATACGGCAACCGCGACTATCGCGGTGGTGGACGATCCTCTGCACGCGAAACCGCAGCGCGGGTGGCAGCAGGTGGCGTAGCGCGCGAAGCCCTCAAGTCCTTGGCCCCGGGGATCGAGATCAAGGGCTATATGACCCGCATGGGGGAAATGGAAATCGACCGCGCGCGGTTTGACTGGTCTGCCATCGATCAGAACGACTTCTGGATTCCCGATGCCGCCGCTGTTCAGGACTGGGAAGACTATCTGCAGGCCCTTCGCAAGCAGCACGACTCGGTTGGCGCTGTTGTCGAAGTGGTCGCGCGCGGCGTACCCGCAGGCATCGGAGCGCCAATCTACGGCAAGCTCGACACCGATCTCGCAGCGGCAATGATGTCGATCAACGCTGTCAAAGCCGTCGAAATCGGCGAAGGCATGAATGCTGCGTTGTTGAAGGGCTCCGAGAACGCGGATGAGATCTTCATGGGCAATGACGGTGCGCCTGTCTACTCGTCGAATCACGCGGGTGGTATCTTGGGAGGAATCTCAACGGGCCAAGATGTGGTGATCCGTTTCGCCGTGAAGCCGACCTCGTCCATTTTGACCCCGCGCCAGTCGATTCGCAAAGACGGGACGGCTGCCGAAGTCATCACCAAGGGCCGCCATGATCCCTGTGTCGGTATCCGCGCAGTGCCCGTGGCAGAGGCCATGATGGCCTTTGTGATTCTCGATCACATCCTGTTGCACCGCGGGCAGATTGGCGAGAATCAGGGCGTGATCGGCGCGCCCGACTGAACCAATCAAGAGCGCGCGTTCTGCGGGCTCTCGCGAACAGCCGCCGCACATAGAGCGGACCCACAGAGATAGCTAGCGGAGTGGCACACGGGGGGTGTTGTGAGCGCGTTTTTACGCACTTGGCAGTTTCATGTGCCTGCCCGACTTCAGAATACGGCTCTCGATGCAATTGGCGCCGCGCCAAATGCGGTCGATCCATTCACGACACAGATGCCATTGGCTGAACATGGGATGCTTTGGGGAATTTTGGTGCCCAGAAGAGGACTCGAACCTCCACGTCCATACGGACACTAGCACCTGAAGCTAGCGCGTCTACCAATTCCGCCATCTGGGCACAGATGTCGTGGGAGTGGCGTATAAGCCGGAAACGCTGGAGCGGCAAGCGGAAAATGCACCTCCGAACGTGCAAAAACACGAAGCAAGATCGAACTCGCAGGATGCTTGCAAAGCGTCTGCAATCAATTGCTTAAGCTATATTGAGAGGGAATTTTGGTGCCCAGAAGAGGACTCGAACCTCCACGTCCATACGGACACTAGCACCTGAAGCTAGCGCGTCTACCAATTCCGCCATCTGGGCACAGATGTCGTGAGAGCGGCGTATAAGCCGAGTCTTGGGGAGCGTCAAACGGAATTTTGACATTTTTGCAAAATCATAGGGCAACAAAGCCCAGCGCCCTGCGGTTCCGACAAACAGCGTCGTTTTGACCTTTGTTTGACCTTGTTTGACGGGGGCCGGAGCGGTAAATCGGGACAACAGCTACGCGAGAGGAGCCAAGTCATGTCCAAACTGGTCACCATTTATGGCGGTTCAGGGTTTGTCGGTCGCTATATCGCGCGCCGCATGGCAAAAGAAGGCTGGCGCGTGCGCGTGGCCGTTCGTCGCCCGAATGAGGCAATGCACGTCAAACCCTATGGTGTGCCGGGGCAGGTTGAGCCGGTTTTCTGCAACATCCGCGATGACGCTTCTGTCGCTGCTGTTATGGCAGGCGCAGATGCGGTGGTAAATTGCGTGGGTGTTCTGAACGAAGTCGGCAAAAACACGTTCTCTGCGGTGCAGTCCGAAGGGGCTGGTCGCATCGCGCGGATCGCGGCTGATACAGGTGTTGAACGTCTTGTTCATGTTTCTGCGATTGGTGCAGATGCTGATGGCGACAGCGCGTATGCCCGCACCAAGGCCGAAGGGGAAGCTGCGGTGCTTGAAGCTTTTCCCTCTGCAATGATCCTGCGTCCCTCGATCATCTTTGGCCCCGAAGACCAGTTCTTTAATCGCTTTGCGAGCATGACGCGCTTTGGCCCCGTTCTGCCCATCGCAGGAGGGACGACACGGTTTCAGCCGGTCTATGTCGATGACGTCGCGAAAGCTGCTGTTGCGGGTCTGACTGGGCAGGCTGCTGCAGGAACCTATGAGCTTGGTGGCCCCGAGGTCAAAAGCTTTACAGAGTTGATGTCGCAAATGCTTGATGTGATCCATCGCCGCCGTCTCGTTGTGTCGCTACCGAATTTTGTCGCCCGCCTCATGGCTTTTGGGTTCGATATGGCGCAGGCGGTGACCTTTGGCCTGTTTACAAACGGCCTGCTGACGCGCGACCAACTAAAGAACCTGCAAAACGACAATGTGGTCAGTGAAGGCGCCAAAGGTCTGGCAGACCTCGGGATCGAACCGGTTACCATGGGGTCCGTTCTACCCGACTATCTGTGGAAGTTCCGCCCATCCGGTCAGTACGACGAATTGATGAAATCGGCCGGTAACCTGCGCGGAGACATCTGACGCGGATCACTGGTCCTGGTGATTTGAAAGGTGCGACCCAGGTCGCGCCTTTTTTGTTTTAGCCATAGGCGATGAACAACAGCACCATACCGAGCGCCACGCGATAGATCACATAGGGTGTGAAGCTCACGGACCTGAGAAGGCGCATCATCAACGCAAGCGCAGCAAGGGCGGAGGCCATCGCCAGCAGCGCAGCAATCCCCATGTCCCGCATCAAATCAACATCGGCGTCCAGTGCAACCTCGGTGCCGAGCAGCACGCCTGAGGCGATAATCGTCGGGATCGACATCAACATTGCAATCCGAGCGCCGTCCTCTCGATTGTACCCGAGGCTGCGCGCGCCTGTGATGGTGATGCCTGACCGGGACGTGCCTGGGATCAAGGCCAGCATCTGCCACAAACCCATAATCACTGCGTCGCGCACCCCCCAATCCGAAGCGGACTTATCGATAGGGCCGCGTTGGTCGGCTATATAAAGCACGACGCCAAAAACCAGCATCGTCCAGCCAATGACCGCGACAGAGCGCAGGGACTCGCTGAGACCCGTGAAATACAGGAAAGTGCCAAAAATCACTGTGGGAATGGTCGCCACGATCAAGCCGAGCGCAAGTCGCGCACCTTTGGTGTCGAGCCGACCAATCAGCGCGCGCGGCAGGCCGATGAGCCCAGCGCGCACATCCCGCCAGAAAAACAGGACCACCGCAGCAAGCGTGCCAACATGCACGGCAACATCAATCGCCTGCCCCTGATCCTCCAGCCCCGTGAGACGTGGCAGAAGAATCAGATGTCCCGACGAGGAAACCGGGAGGAATTCAGTCACACCCTGAATCAGAGCAACGAGGATCAACTGCAGCAACGGCATTGGAATTCCATCTCGGGTCGCGGGTCAAAAATGAAAACAGTCTAGCGCCTGTATAAACCCTTTGTTTTTATGAGGAAGTCCGATTTTAGGTCCGATTCGGACCAAAAAACATCTATACAAGCCGCGAGAAATGGATATTCACAGGTAACACGCGAAATAATAGGTCAGCATTAGTTACCTATGTGAGCGCTACACAAGACCTATCGCCGCCAGCCAAAAGGAGAGTATCGCCGTGGCCAAGCAACCGATGCTAAAGTTCGTGAAGATCGATCGCGACATGCCCGAAAAACGGGACGCCGAGACGCGCAGAGAAGACTTCGACGAGATCTATGCTGAATTTGCGGCGGTAAAGGCAGAAGAGCAGGCCAGCCGGTGCAGCCAGTGCGGCGTGCCATATTGCCAGTCGCATTGTCCGCTCCACAACAATATTCCGGATTGGCTGCGTCTGACGGCGACCGGGCGCCTGGAAGAGGCCTATGCCACATCGCAGGCGACGAATACCTTCCCTGAAATCTGTGGCCGCATCTGCCCGCAGGACCGTCTCTGTGAAGGCAACTGCGTGATTGAACAGTCCGGCCACGGCACCGTAACCATTGGTGCAGTCGAGAAATACATCACCGATACCGCGTGGGACAAAGGCTGGGTCAAGCCCAACGCCCCGATCGAAGAACGTGCGGAATCCGTCGGTATCATCGGTGCGGGCCCCGGCGGCCTTGCAGCAGCTGACATGCTGCGCAAGGCAGGCGTGCAGGTCACGGTATATGACCGCTATGACCGCGCTGGCGGGCTGCTGACCTACGGCATCCCGGGCTTCAAGCTCGAAAAAGAAGTTGTCATGCGCCGCAATCAACTGCTGGCCGACGGTGGCGTCACTTTTGTGATGAACTGCAATATCGGCGAGGACATATCTTTTGACGAAATCCGCGCCAAGCATGACGCAGTGATCATTGCAACCGGCGTGTACAAATCCCGCGATCTGAACATGCCGGGCTCTGGTGCCAAAGGGATCGTGAAGGCCATCGACTTCCTCACAGCCTCCAACCGGGTGGCGAACTTTGGTGACACCGTACCAGAGTATGAGGACGGTACCTTCAACGCCACGGGCAAGAAGGTTGTCGTGATCGGCGGTGGCGACACCGCGATGGACTGCGTGCGCACCTCGGTGCGTCAGGGCGCCGAGTCGGTGAAATGCCTCTATCGTCGCGACCGTGCAAACATGCCCGGCTCGCAACGCGAAACCCAGAATGCCGAAGAAGAAGGCGTCGTCTTTGAATGGCTCTCCGCCCCAAAAGGCTTCACCGATGCAGACGGCAAGGTCTCGGGCGTCATGGTGCAGAAAATGCGTCTCGGCCAACCCGATGCCTCTGGCCGTCAGGCCCCCGAGGTCATCGAGGGTGCGGACTATGTCGAAGAAGCAGACCTCGTCATCAAAGCGCTGGGATTCGAACCCGAAGACCTGCCGACGCTCTGGGGCCAGCCGAACCTGCCGGTCACCCGCTGGGGCACCATCAAGGCAGAGTTCAAAACCGGCGCGACCAATCTCGATGGGGTTTACGCCGTTGGGGACATTGTGCGCGGCGCGTCGCTGGTGGTCTGGGCGATCAAGGATGGTCGCGACTGTGCAGAAGCGATCATTGAGCGTTTCAACAACAAGGCCGCCGTCGCCGCCGAGTAATCAACAGGTTTCCCAAGCGGTCCGGCGCCCCTGACACAAGGCGCGGCGCCACCGCCAGGCAGAGGAGAATGAACATGACAAAATATGATGAGAACTGGGTGCGCGCCGAAGAAGCAAAGCGCAAGTGGATGGCTGAAAACGGTCTCTACGCCGAGGAGGAAGAGCACTCTTCCTGCGGTGTGGGTCTCGTGGTCTCCGTGGATGGTTCCAAGAGCCGCAAAGTGGTTGATGCAGGCATCGACGCGCTCAAGGCAATCTGGCACCGTGGTGCTGTGGATGCAGACGGCAAAACCGGCGATGGCGCAGGGATCCACGTTCAGATCCCGGTTCCCTTCTTCTGGGATCAAGTCAAACGCACTGGCCACAATCCTCGCGAGGATGAACTCCTGGCGGTGGGTCAGGTATTCCTACCCCGTACCGACTTTGGCGCGCAGGAGACCTGCCGGACTATCGTCGAAACCGAAGTCCTTCGCATGGGCTACTACATCTACGGCTGGCGTCATGTGCCGGTGGATGTGACCTGTCTCGGAGAAAAAGCAAATGCGACCCGCCCAGAGATCGAGCAGATCTTGATCTCCAACTCCAAGGGCGTGGATGAGGAAACCTTCGAGCGCGAGCTCTATGTGATCCGTCGCCGGATCGAGAAAGCCGCCGCCGCCGCACAAGTGGGTGGACTCTATATTGCGTCGCTCTCCTGCCGGTCGATTATCTACAAAGGCATGATGCTCGCCGAACAGGTCGCGGTTTTCTATCCCGACCTGATGGATGAGCGCTTTGAGAGCGCCTTTGCGATCTATCACCAGCGGTACTCGACCAACACCTTCCCGCAGTGGTGGCTGGCGCAACCGTTCCGCATGCTGGCGCACAACGGCGAAATCAACACCCTCAAGGGCAACGTCAACTGGATGAAGAGCCATGAAATCCGCATGGCCTCTTCGACCTTTGGCGACCACGCCGAAGACATCAAACCCATCGTGGCGTCGGGGTCCTCCGACTCTGCCGCGCTGGATTCGGTGTTCGAGGTTCTGGTGCGCGCAGGTCGCTCCGCACCGATGGCGAAAACCATGCTGGTGCCGGAGAGCTGGTCCAAACAGGCCGAGGAACTGCCGCAGGCCTGGCGCGACATGTACTCCTATTGCAACGCCGTGATGGAGCCCTGGGATGGTCCGGCCGCACTTGCGATGACCGACGGTCGCTGGGTGTGTGCAGGTCTTGATCGCAACGGCCTGCGCCCGATGCGCTATGTGGTGACTGGCGATGGTCTGGTGATCGCGGGTTCAGAGGCCGGTATGGTTCCGATCGACGAAGCCTCCGTTGTGGAAAAAGGCGCGCTAGGTCCGGGTCAGATGCTGGCCGTGGATATGGCCAAAGGCCAGCTATATCACGACGTCGAAATCAAGGACAAACTCGCCCGCGCCCTGCCCTTTGGCGAGTGGGTTGAGAAGGTCACCGATCTCGATGAGGTTCTGGGTGGCGTGCAGGAAACGCCGCTGTTTTCCGGTGAAGAACTGCGCCGCCGTCAGGTCGCCGCTGGCTACACCATTGAAGAACTGGAGCAGATCCTTGCGCCCATGGCCGAGGACGGCAAAGAAAGCCTTGCTTCCATGGGCGATGACACGCCCTCTGCGGTTCTGTCCAAACAGTATCGCCCGCTGAGCCATTTCTTCCGCCAGAACTTCAGCCAGGTGACCAACCCGCCGATCGACAGCTTGCGCGAATTCCGCGTCATGAGCCTCAAAACCCGGTTCGGGAACCTCAAGAACGTGCTGGATGAGGATAGCTCCCAGACCGAAATCGTTGTCCTCGAGAGCCCCTTCGTCGGCAATTCCCAATGGGATAAGCTGGTCGAGAACCTTGGGTCCAAACTGGCCGAAATCGACTGCAGCTTTGCCCCCGGTCGGGGCGCCCTGAACGCAGCTCTGGCCCGCATTCGTGCCGAAGCCGAAGAAGCCGTGCGCTCTGGCGCAGGTCACATCGTTTTGACCGACCAGCACTCCGGCGCGGACAAAGTTGCGATGCCGATGATCCTCGCGACATCTGCGGTGCACTCGCATCTGACCCGCCAGGGCCTTCGGACCTTCTGCTCGCTGAACGTGCGTTCTGCCGAATGTATCGACCCCCATTACTTTGCAGTGCTGATCGGCTGTGGCGCAACGGTGGTGAACGCCTACCTGGCCGAAGATTCGCTCGCAGACCGTATCGAGCGCGGCCTTCTCGACGGCAGCCTCACCGAAAACGTCGCGCGTTACCGCGAGGCGATTGACCAAGGTCTGCTGAAAATCATGGCGAAGATGGGGATCTCGGTGATTTCCTCCTATCGCGGGGGTCTGAACTTTGAGGCTGTTGGCCTCTCACGCGCGATGGTCGCCGAGTACTTCCCCGGCATGACCTCGCGGATCTCCGGCATCGGTGTGCACGGCATTCAGGTGAAGGCCGAAGAAATCCACGCAAAAGGCTGGAACACTCAGGAAAACGTGCTGCCCATCGGTGGCTTCTACAAGGCGCGCAAGTCCGGCGAGACCCACGCCTGGGAAGCAACCTCGATGCATATGATGCAGATGGCCTGCAACAAGGCCTCGTTCGAGCTGTGGAAGCAGTATTCGGCCAAGATGCAATCGAACCCGCCGATCCATTTGCGCGACCTTCTGGACATCAAGCCGCTCGGCAAACCTGTCCCGCTCGAGGAGGTGGAAAGCATCACCGCAATCCGCAAGCGCTTTGTGACACCGGGCATGTCTCTGGGTGCGCTCTCTCCGGAGGCACATAAGACGCTGAACGTGGCGATGAACCGGATCGGTGCCAAATCCGACTCTGGCGAAGGCGGTGAAGATCCGGCGCATTTCGTGCCAGAGCCCAACGGCGACAACCCCTCTGCGAAGATCAAGCAGGTGGCGTCGGGCCGGTTTGGTGTGACCGCCGAATACCTGAACCAATGCGAAGAGCTGGAGATCAAGGTCGCGCAGGGTGCAAAGCCCGGCGAGGGTGGCCAGTTGCCGGGCATGAAAGTCACCGACCTGATTGCGCGCCTGCGCCATTCGACCAAGGGCGTGACCCTGATTTCCCCGCCGCCGCACCACGATATCTACTCGATCGAGGATCTGGCGCAGCTCATCTACGACCTGAAGCAGATCAACCCGCGCTGCAAAGTGACGGTGAAGCTGGTGGCCTCTTCTGGTGTTGGCACCATTGCCGCGGGCGTTGCCAAGGCCAAAGCCGACATCATCCTGATCTCGGGCCACAACGGCGGCACCGGGGCCTCTCCCGCGACCTCGATCAAATACTGCGGTCTGCCATGGGAGATGGGTCTGACCGAGGCGCATCAGGTTCTGGCGATGAACAATCTGCGCGACCGCGTCACCCTGCGGACCGACGGCGGCCTGCGGACCGGACGTGACATCGTCATGGCCGCGATGATGGGGGCCGAGGAATACGGCATTGGCACCGCCGCGCTGATCGCCATGGGCTGTATCATGGTGCGCCAATGCCAGTCGAACACCTGCCCGGTGGGCGTCTGCACTCAGGACGAGGCCCTGCGTGGCAAGTTCACCGGCAACGCCGACAAAGTCGTGAACCTCATCACCTTCTACGCACAGGAAGTGCGCGAGATCCTTGCTTCCATCGGGGCACGCAGCCTCGATGAGGTGATCGGTCGCGCGGATCTTCTGGCGCAGGTATCGCGTGGCTCCGCCCACCTTGATGACCTCGACCTGAACCCGCTCCTGATCACCGTCGATGGCTCCGCCAGCATCGTTTACAATCGCGACAAAGATCGCAACGCGGTGCCGGACACGCTGGATGCCGAGATTGTGCGTGACGCTGCCCGGTTCCTGAAGGACGGTGAGAAAATGCAGCTCTCTTACGCGGTGCAGAACACACATCGCACCGTGGGCACGCGCACCTCGAGCCATATCGTGCAGAACTTTGGCATGCGCAACACGCTGCAGCCGGACCACCTGACCGTGAAACTTCAGGGTTCGGCAGGTCAGTCGCTCGGCGCCTTTGCGGCACCTGGCTTGAAACTCGAAGTTTCAGGCGATGCCAACGACTATGTCGGTAAAGGCCTCTCGGGCGGCACGATCGTGGTACGTCCGCCGATGGCATCGCCGCTCAACGCCGCTGAAAACACCATCGTCGGCAATACCGTGCTTTATGGTGCGACCGATGGTTACCTCTTTGCAGCGGGCCGCGCTGGTGAACGCTTTGCGGTGCGCAACTCCGGCGCCAAGGTCGTCATCGAGGGCTGCGGCACCAACGGCTGTGAATATATGACCGGCGGTGTCGCGGTGATCCTCGGCAGCATCGGAGCAAACTTCGGTGCCGGGATGACTGGCGGGATGGCCTATCTCTATGATCCTGATGGGAATGCCGAGACCCTGATGAACATGGAAAGCATCGTCACCTGCCCGGTGACAGTGGACCATTGGGAAGCGCAGCTCAAAGATCTGATCGAACGCCATGTCGCAGAAACCGGAAGCCGCAAGGCTGCCGAAATCCTGCAGCACTGGGACAGCGAAAAAACCCATTTCCTTCAGGTCTGCCCAAAGGAAATGCTGAACAAGCTGCCGCACCCCATTTCGGTCGAGACCTCGGCGATCCCGGCTGAATAATTCATAATCCCCGCGAATAAGATGAACGTCTTATTCCCTGAGCCCCGCAGATCATTTCTGTGGGGCTTTTTTTGCTGAGCACGAAGGCGCTGCATCATGCTTTTCCCTGTTGGAGAGCCGGGGTGCTCCGGCCTATAGAGGGGCATGGCAAAGGCTGCACGCAAAAAGAAATCAGCACCGAAATCTCCATCCGGGCTCGCGCGCTTTTCGCCGCGTGCGCTGTATCGGCGACTGCGCCGTTCGGTGTTGCGGGTCGTCTTTGGCGGCCTTGCGGCCTTCTTGGCGCTGATCCTGCTCTACTCTGTCGTGAATCCCCCGATCACCCATACGATTTGGGTTGAGAAACGCCGCTTGGGCGATGTGGATCGTGAATGGGTGCCGATCGAGCATATCTCGCCCCACATGGCCCGTTCAGTGGTCGCCGCAGAGGATGCAAGATTCTGTGAACACTGGGGTTTTGACGTTCATGCGATTCGCAGCGCGCTGGAATCGGGCGCCAATCGCGGAGCCTCCACCCTAACGCAACAGGTGGTGAAAAACGTCTTTCTCTGGCAGGGGCGTAGCTGGTTTCGCAAGGCGCTCGAGACCTTTATCACGCCGGTCGTCGAGGCCACCTGGAGCAAGGAACGCATTGTCGAGGTCTACCTGAACGTTGCCGAGATGGGCGAGGGCATCTTTGGCGCCGATGCAGCCGCGCGGCATTATTTTGGCGTGGGCCCAGATCAGCTCAGCGCACAGCAAGCCGCCCTGATCGCAGCCCTTTTGCCCAACCCAAAGGAGCGCTCCGCCGCCGATCCCGGCAATTTCATGCGCAAAAGAGCGCGGCAGATCATGGATGGAGCCGCCACAATTGAACGCGACGGACGCTCTGCCTGTTTCGAGCATTGAAGTTTCTGCTCCGGCAAGGCATTGCTGGTGCACCACGATATCACAACACCCGGAGAACCGAGGACGCCCATGGCTCGTCTCTATCATGTCCCCCTGTCGCCCTTCTGTCGCAAAGTGCGTCTGTCTCTGGCGGAGAAGAAGATTGAGGTGGAGCTTGTCGAGGAGCGCTACTGGGAGCAGGATGCGGACTTTTTGCGCCGCAACCCAGCCGCAAAGGTCCCTGTCTTGCGCCTCGATGGGATTCTCATGGCAGAAAGCGCGGCGATCTGTGAATATATCGAAGAAACTCGCCCAGACCCATCCCTGATGCCGAAGAAGCCAGCCGAACGGCTGGAAGTGCGCCGTCTGGTGAGCTGGTTTGACGACAAGTTTCACCATGAAGTCACCTCAAAGCTGCTCTACGAGCGCGTCAACAAAAAGATGACTGGCGAGGGATATCCTGACAGCGGCAACGTGAAATCAGGGGCGAAGGCGATCAAATACCACATCGATTACCTGTCCTGGCTGCTGGACCACCGCCGCTGGCTTGCAGGGGATTCGATGACGCTTGCAGATTTTGCCGCCGCAGCACATCTGTCTTCTCTGGACTATATCTCAGATGTGGATTGGAACCGCTCTGCAGTGGTGAAGGATTGGTACGCGAAAATCAAATCGAGGCCCGCGTTCCGCTCCATTCTGGCCGATCAGGTTCCGGGGTTCCGCCCCCCTTCGCACTACGCCGATCTGGACTTCTGAAACCACGCCGCGCGCGCAATTCATCCTTGATTGATCCACGGGATGA
This window contains:
- the aroC gene encoding chorismate synthase encodes the protein MSMNSFGHLFRVTTWGESHGPALGATVDGCPPNVAVSEEMLQHWLDKRRPGQNKNTTQRNEPDAVRILSGVFEGKSTGTPIQLMIENTDQRSRDYGEIAQTFRPGHADITYFQKYGNRDYRGGGRSSARETAARVAAGGVAREALKSLAPGIEIKGYMTRMGEMEIDRARFDWSAIDQNDFWIPDAAAVQDWEDYLQALRKQHDSVGAVVEVVARGVPAGIGAPIYGKLDTDLAAAMMSINAVKAVEIGEGMNAALLKGSENADEIFMGNDGAPVYSSNHAGGILGGISTGQDVVIRFAVKPTSSILTPRQSIRKDGTAAEVITKGRHDPCVGIRAVPVAEAMMAFVILDHILLHRGQIGENQGVIGAPD
- a CDS encoding complex I NDUFA9 subunit family protein → MSKLVTIYGGSGFVGRYIARRMAKEGWRVRVAVRRPNEAMHVKPYGVPGQVEPVFCNIRDDASVAAVMAGADAVVNCVGVLNEVGKNTFSAVQSEGAGRIARIAADTGVERLVHVSAIGADADGDSAYARTKAEGEAAVLEAFPSAMILRPSIIFGPEDQFFNRFASMTRFGPVLPIAGGTTRFQPVYVDDVAKAAVAGLTGQAAAGTYELGGPEVKSFTELMSQMLDVIHRRRLVVSLPNFVARLMAFGFDMAQAVTFGLFTNGLLTRDQLKNLQNDNVVSEGAKGLADLGIEPVTMGSVLPDYLWKFRPSGQYDELMKSAGNLRGDI
- a CDS encoding undecaprenyl-diphosphate phosphatase, with protein sequence MPLLQLILVALIQGVTEFLPVSSSGHLILLPRLTGLEDQGQAIDVAVHVGTLAAVVLFFWRDVRAGLIGLPRALIGRLDTKGARLALGLIVATIPTVIFGTFLYFTGLSESLRSVAVIGWTMLVFGVVLYIADQRGPIDKSASDWGVRDAVIMGLWQMLALIPGTSRSGITITGARSLGYNREDGARIAMLMSIPTIIASGVLLGTEVALDADVDLMRDMGIAALLAMASALAALALMMRLLRSVSFTPYVIYRVALGMVLLFIAYG
- a CDS encoding NAD(P)-dependent oxidoreductase translates to MAKQPMLKFVKIDRDMPEKRDAETRREDFDEIYAEFAAVKAEEQASRCSQCGVPYCQSHCPLHNNIPDWLRLTATGRLEEAYATSQATNTFPEICGRICPQDRLCEGNCVIEQSGHGTVTIGAVEKYITDTAWDKGWVKPNAPIEERAESVGIIGAGPGGLAAADMLRKAGVQVTVYDRYDRAGGLLTYGIPGFKLEKEVVMRRNQLLADGGVTFVMNCNIGEDISFDEIRAKHDAVIIATGVYKSRDLNMPGSGAKGIVKAIDFLTASNRVANFGDTVPEYEDGTFNATGKKVVVIGGGDTAMDCVRTSVRQGAESVKCLYRRDRANMPGSQRETQNAEEEGVVFEWLSAPKGFTDADGKVSGVMVQKMRLGQPDASGRQAPEVIEGADYVEEADLVIKALGFEPEDLPTLWGQPNLPVTRWGTIKAEFKTGATNLDGVYAVGDIVRGASLVVWAIKDGRDCAEAIIERFNNKAAVAAE
- the gltB gene encoding glutamate synthase large subunit, whose amino-acid sequence is MTKYDENWVRAEEAKRKWMAENGLYAEEEEHSSCGVGLVVSVDGSKSRKVVDAGIDALKAIWHRGAVDADGKTGDGAGIHVQIPVPFFWDQVKRTGHNPREDELLAVGQVFLPRTDFGAQETCRTIVETEVLRMGYYIYGWRHVPVDVTCLGEKANATRPEIEQILISNSKGVDEETFERELYVIRRRIEKAAAAAQVGGLYIASLSCRSIIYKGMMLAEQVAVFYPDLMDERFESAFAIYHQRYSTNTFPQWWLAQPFRMLAHNGEINTLKGNVNWMKSHEIRMASSTFGDHAEDIKPIVASGSSDSAALDSVFEVLVRAGRSAPMAKTMLVPESWSKQAEELPQAWRDMYSYCNAVMEPWDGPAALAMTDGRWVCAGLDRNGLRPMRYVVTGDGLVIAGSEAGMVPIDEASVVEKGALGPGQMLAVDMAKGQLYHDVEIKDKLARALPFGEWVEKVTDLDEVLGGVQETPLFSGEELRRRQVAAGYTIEELEQILAPMAEDGKESLASMGDDTPSAVLSKQYRPLSHFFRQNFSQVTNPPIDSLREFRVMSLKTRFGNLKNVLDEDSSQTEIVVLESPFVGNSQWDKLVENLGSKLAEIDCSFAPGRGALNAALARIRAEAEEAVRSGAGHIVLTDQHSGADKVAMPMILATSAVHSHLTRQGLRTFCSLNVRSAECIDPHYFAVLIGCGATVVNAYLAEDSLADRIERGLLDGSLTENVARYREAIDQGLLKIMAKMGISVISSYRGGLNFEAVGLSRAMVAEYFPGMTSRISGIGVHGIQVKAEEIHAKGWNTQENVLPIGGFYKARKSGETHAWEATSMHMMQMACNKASFELWKQYSAKMQSNPPIHLRDLLDIKPLGKPVPLEEVESITAIRKRFVTPGMSLGALSPEAHKTLNVAMNRIGAKSDSGEGGEDPAHFVPEPNGDNPSAKIKQVASGRFGVTAEYLNQCEELEIKVAQGAKPGEGGQLPGMKVTDLIARLRHSTKGVTLISPPPHHDIYSIEDLAQLIYDLKQINPRCKVTVKLVASSGVGTIAAGVAKAKADIILISGHNGGTGASPATSIKYCGLPWEMGLTEAHQVLAMNNLRDRVTLRTDGGLRTGRDIVMAAMMGAEEYGIGTAALIAMGCIMVRQCQSNTCPVGVCTQDEALRGKFTGNADKVVNLITFYAQEVREILASIGARSLDEVIGRADLLAQVSRGSAHLDDLDLNPLLITVDGSASIVYNRDKDRNAVPDTLDAEIVRDAARFLKDGEKMQLSYAVQNTHRTVGTRTSSHIVQNFGMRNTLQPDHLTVKLQGSAGQSLGAFAAPGLKLEVSGDANDYVGKGLSGGTIVVRPPMASPLNAAENTIVGNTVLYGATDGYLFAAGRAGERFAVRNSGAKVVIEGCGTNGCEYMTGGVAVILGSIGANFGAGMTGGMAYLYDPDGNAETLMNMESIVTCPVTVDHWEAQLKDLIERHVAETGSRKAAEILQHWDSEKTHFLQVCPKEMLNKLPHPISVETSAIPAE
- the mtgA gene encoding monofunctional biosynthetic peptidoglycan transglycosylase — its product is MAKAARKKKSAPKSPSGLARFSPRALYRRLRRSVLRVVFGGLAAFLALILLYSVVNPPITHTIWVEKRRLGDVDREWVPIEHISPHMARSVVAAEDARFCEHWGFDVHAIRSALESGANRGASTLTQQVVKNVFLWQGRSWFRKALETFITPVVEATWSKERIVEVYLNVAEMGEGIFGADAAARHYFGVGPDQLSAQQAALIAALLPNPKERSAADPGNFMRKRARQIMDGAATIERDGRSACFEH